A section of the Leptotrichia sp. HSP-342 genome encodes:
- a CDS encoding ABC transporter permease/substrate-binding protein has protein sequence MNNNFFQVFYERKEEFFKAIIEHMQISFYALVIALIIAVPLGIYLTYKKKIAEIIIGLTAVMQTVPSLALLGLLIPIMGIGRKPAITALVIYALLPILRNTYTGINGVDPVYMVASRAMGMNKAQQLFKIQLPLAMPVIMAGIRTATVLIIGTATLASLIGAGGLGKLILLGLDRNNMNLILLGAIPSALLAVLFDFVLKKLENKNWKVIVISFISLFIIFLAGNLVMNKQSKKDKIVISGKLGTEPEILINMYKFLIEAEMNVDVELKSGFGNTSFNFNALKSGDVDIYPEFTGTVVFTFLNETPVSNIKDQVYEQARNGILKKYDMVLLKPMAYNNTYAVGVTQKFASENNLTKISDLARVKDKAKVGFTREFVEREDGYKGMKKLYNFEFSSVKEFEPKLRYVAVQSGDINVIDAYSTDSELEQYKITVLEDDKNLFPPYQGAPLMKRETLKKYPKLEQILNKLHNKVTDDEMRKMNFEVGVNGKKAYDVAKEYLIKNGMIKK, from the coding sequence ATGAATAATAACTTTTTTCAAGTATTTTATGAGCGTAAAGAGGAGTTTTTCAAGGCTATTATTGAGCATATGCAGATTTCATTTTATGCACTTGTAATTGCTTTAATTATTGCAGTTCCGCTTGGAATTTATTTGACATATAAAAAGAAAATAGCAGAAATAATTATCGGACTTACAGCAGTAATGCAAACAGTTCCATCACTTGCTTTACTTGGACTTCTTATTCCGATAATGGGAATTGGTAGAAAACCAGCAATTACAGCACTTGTAATTTATGCCTTGCTTCCAATTTTACGAAACACATATACAGGAATAAATGGGGTAGATCCAGTATATATGGTAGCTTCAAGGGCTATGGGAATGAATAAGGCACAGCAGCTTTTTAAAATTCAACTGCCACTTGCAATGCCTGTAATTATGGCAGGAATCCGTACAGCAACAGTGCTTATCATTGGAACAGCAACACTTGCTTCGTTGATTGGTGCAGGAGGGCTTGGAAAACTAATTTTGCTTGGACTTGATAGAAACAATATGAACTTAATTTTGCTTGGAGCAATTCCGTCTGCATTGTTAGCGGTTTTATTTGATTTTGTGCTTAAAAAACTGGAAAATAAAAACTGGAAAGTAATTGTAATTTCATTTATAAGTCTATTTATAATATTTTTGGCTGGAAATTTAGTTATGAATAAGCAAAGCAAAAAAGATAAAATTGTAATTTCAGGGAAATTGGGAACAGAGCCGGAAATATTGATAAATATGTATAAATTTCTGATTGAAGCGGAAATGAACGTGGATGTAGAACTAAAATCAGGATTTGGAAATACATCATTTAACTTTAATGCCTTAAAATCAGGAGATGTCGATATTTATCCTGAATTTACAGGAACTGTAGTATTTACATTCCTTAACGAAACGCCAGTAAGCAATATAAAAGACCAAGTTTATGAGCAGGCTAGAAATGGAATCTTGAAAAAATATGATATGGTACTGTTAAAGCCGATGGCATACAATAACACTTATGCAGTTGGGGTTACACAAAAATTTGCAAGTGAAAATAATCTTACAAAAATATCGGATTTGGCACGAGTGAAGGATAAGGCAAAAGTTGGATTTACACGAGAATTTGTTGAAAGGGAAGACGGATACAAAGGAATGAAGAAATTATATAACTTTGAATTTTCAAGTGTGAAGGAATTTGAGCCAAAACTACGTTATGTGGCGGTGCAAAGTGGAGATATAAATGTGATTGACGCTTATTCTACGGATAGTGAGCTGGAGCAGTATAAAATTACAGTTCTGGAAGACGATAAGAATTTATTCCCTCCATATCAGGGAGCTCCTTTAATGAAAAGAGAAACTCTGAAAAAATATCCAAAATTAGAGCAAATCTTAAATAAATTACATAATAAAGTCACAGATGATGAAATGCGTAAAATGAACTTTGAAGTAGGAGTCAATGGAAAAAAAGCTTATGATGTGGCAAAGGAATATTTGATAAAAAATGGAATGATAAAAAAATAG
- a CDS encoding zinc-binding alcohol dehydrogenase family protein, whose product MLNKKNTMKAVVLEKPCTADELKIQNIEIPKVKNGWVLIKIKAFGINRAEIFTRDGFSPSVKLPRVIGIECAGVIEDASDSHFQKGDRVFTMMNGLGREFNGSYAEYTLVPSSQVHPITLSETDWIKIAAYPELYYTAYGSLFKSLQLKNTDTLLIRGGTSSVALASIQLAKSFGNTVIATSRSKAKVEFLKEIGADFVLIQDETFDTQLQEYFPDGVDKVLDLIGTPTLKNSLKSVKQGGIVCMTGCLGGWVIKNFEPLDEIPSESYLTSFNSTIVKKDTIKEMFDFIEKHGIKPRIAKIFILDEISLAHKFLESNSANGKVIITTGQ is encoded by the coding sequence ATGTTAAATAAAAAAAATACTATGAAAGCTGTTGTTCTTGAAAAACCTTGTACTGCTGATGAATTAAAAATTCAAAATATTGAAATTCCAAAAGTAAAAAATGGCTGGGTTCTTATAAAAATTAAGGCTTTTGGAATAAATCGGGCTGAAATATTTACTAGAGATGGATTTTCTCCTTCTGTGAAATTGCCACGCGTGATTGGAATTGAATGTGCTGGCGTTATTGAAGATGCTTCTGATAGCCATTTTCAGAAAGGAGATAGAGTTTTCACAATGATGAATGGCTTGGGGCGTGAATTTAACGGAAGTTACGCCGAATACACACTTGTACCATCTTCTCAAGTACATCCGATAACTCTTTCAGAAACAGACTGGATAAAAATTGCAGCATATCCTGAATTATACTACACAGCTTACGGCTCTTTATTTAAAAGCCTGCAGTTAAAAAACACTGACACTCTGTTAATTCGTGGCGGAACAAGTTCAGTTGCCCTTGCTTCAATTCAGCTTGCCAAAAGTTTTGGAAATACCGTGATTGCAACATCAAGAAGTAAGGCTAAAGTTGAATTTTTAAAAGAAATAGGAGCAGATTTTGTCCTAATTCAAGATGAAACTTTTGACACTCAGTTACAAGAATATTTTCCAGACGGAGTTGACAAAGTTCTTGATTTAATCGGCACTCCTACTTTGAAAAATTCTTTAAAATCTGTGAAGCAAGGTGGAATAGTCTGCATGACAGGCTGTCTTGGAGGATGGGTAATTAAAAATTTTGAGCCGCTTGACGAAATCCCTTCAGAATCCTACCTAACTTCATTTAACAGCACAATTGTCAAAAAAGATACAATAAAAGAAATGTTTGATTTTATTGAAAAACATGGCATAAAGCCAAGAATTGCAAAAATTTTTATATTAGATGAAATTTCTTTGGCACATAAATTTTTAGAATCAAATAGTGCTAATGGAAAAGTTATTATAACCACAGGACAATAA
- a CDS encoding ABC transporter ATP-binding protein produces the protein MNKIIEFQNVNKVYPNGNEAVKDMNFSINEGEFIVFIGTSGSGKTTALKMINRLEDATSGKIEIKGKNIFEYNIHKMRWNMGYVLQQVALFPHLTVEENISIVPELKGWKKEEIKARTEELLEMIGLESEKYLKRIPSELSGGEAQRIGIARALAGNPEIILMDEPFSALDPITRKSLQKDIKELQQKINKTIVFVTHDIEEAFYLGDRIFIIKDGEILQSGTKSELINNPKDEFVREFISLEQNKNIENEIDKKIIEKLKENGEYEKLILEIKGENNE, from the coding sequence ATGAATAAAATTATAGAATTTCAGAATGTAAATAAAGTGTATCCAAATGGAAATGAAGCTGTAAAGGATATGAATTTTTCGATAAATGAAGGAGAATTTATTGTGTTTATCGGAACTTCGGGAAGCGGAAAAACTACAGCTTTGAAAATGATAAATAGGCTGGAGGATGCGACTTCTGGAAAAATAGAAATAAAAGGGAAAAATATTTTTGAATATAATATTCATAAAATGCGTTGGAATATGGGTTATGTCTTACAGCAAGTTGCTTTGTTTCCGCATCTGACAGTAGAAGAAAATATAAGTATAGTGCCTGAACTGAAAGGATGGAAGAAAGAGGAAATAAAGGCAAGGACAGAAGAACTTCTGGAAATGATTGGACTGGAAAGTGAGAAATATTTGAAAAGAATACCGTCTGAACTGTCTGGCGGGGAAGCACAGAGAATCGGAATTGCAAGGGCATTAGCAGGGAATCCTGAAATTATACTTATGGATGAGCCTTTTAGCGCGTTAGATCCAATTACAAGGAAAAGTTTACAGAAAGACATAAAAGAATTGCAGCAGAAAATTAATAAAACAATTGTTTTTGTAACACATGATATTGAAGAAGCCTTTTATCTGGGAGACAGGATTTTTATAATTAAGGATGGGGAAATTCTTCAATCTGGGACGAAATCCGAATTAATTAATAATCCGAAAGATGAATTTGTAAGGGAATTTATCAGTTTGGAGCAAAATAAGAATATTGAAAATGAAATTGATAAAAAAATTATTGAGAAATTAAAGGAAAATGGAGAATATGAGAAACTAATTTTAGAAATAAAAGGAGAAAATAATGAATAA
- a CDS encoding Fur family transcriptional regulator codes for MKLTKKRQQILNLIQSSDTPINAKFLKSKVDFDLSTVYRALEFLEKNNYIFSFDFENEKYYFKEENANFFICDSCKHIETVPEFSNEETEKEKSELKKRGFSLLSHLSIFKGKCNDCD; via the coding sequence ATGAAATTAACTAAGAAAAGGCAGCAAATACTTAATCTTATACAGTCTTCAGACACTCCAATAAATGCCAAATTTTTAAAATCAAAAGTGGATTTTGACTTATCGACAGTTTATCGGGCTTTGGAATTTTTAGAGAAAAATAATTATATTTTTTCATTCGACTTTGAAAATGAAAAATATTACTTTAAGGAAGAAAATGCCAATTTTTTTATTTGTGATTCTTGCAAGCATATTGAAACCGTGCCTGAATTTTCAAATGAAGAAACAGAAAAAGAAAAAAGCGAATTAAAAAAACGAGGCTTTTCACTATTGTCACATCTTTCGATTTTTAAAGGAAAATGCAACGATTGTGATTAA
- a CDS encoding MarR family winged helix-turn-helix transcriptional regulator: MMNKKVNLGIYISKIKQTHDRILNYILSKREITVFNGERGKILHILWEKDNVTCKELSEKTGLAINTLTPMLDRIEKAGLIERAPHPDDRRKVLIKLTEYAQGFKKEYEEISETMTNYVYEGFSQEEIEMCERFLERISQNLEKVEKERSKK, translated from the coding sequence ATGATGAATAAAAAAGTAAATTTGGGAATATATATAAGCAAAATTAAGCAGACGCACGATAGAATCTTAAATTATATTCTTTCAAAAAGAGAAATTACCGTTTTTAATGGTGAACGTGGGAAAATCTTGCATATACTCTGGGAGAAGGATAATGTAACGTGTAAGGAATTGTCCGAAAAAACGGGGCTTGCGATAAATACGCTTACGCCAATGCTGGATAGGATTGAAAAGGCTGGACTGATAGAAAGAGCACCACATCCTGATGATAGACGGAAAGTGCTGATAAAACTTACAGAATACGCACAAGGCTTTAAAAAAGAATATGAGGAAATTTCTGAAACTATGACAAATTATGTTTATGAGGGATTTTCTCAAGAGGAAATTGAGATGTGTGAAAGATTTTTAGAAAGGATTTCGCAAAATTTAGAGAAAGTTGAAAAGGAAAGAAGCAAGAAATAA